The proteins below are encoded in one region of Corynebacterium felinum:
- a CDS encoding response regulator transcription factor, whose product MSRILIAEDDDDIAEFIARGLESSGYSCDVATTGPEAFATILSNDYQLVILDLGLPNMDGTDVLSQLRSLGVTIPIIVLTARTGLDDRIRTLEGGANDYMPKPFQFAELLARVRLRLSDYSPAKSESAASTSQLTHKGLVLDLHTHRVQVDGKWKDLSRREMGLLETFMRHPGMVLSRASLLSQVWGLDFDPSSNVVDVYIKTLRKKIGPERVETIRGSGYRLK is encoded by the coding sequence ATGAGCCGTATTCTGATTGCTGAAGATGATGACGATATCGCTGAGTTTATTGCGCGTGGTTTGGAGTCGTCTGGATATAGCTGTGATGTGGCTACGACTGGCCCTGAGGCTTTTGCCACGATCTTGTCAAATGATTACCAGTTGGTGATTTTGGACTTGGGTTTGCCCAATATGGATGGCACTGATGTGTTGAGCCAGTTGCGTTCGTTGGGGGTGACTATTCCGATCATTGTGCTTACTGCCCGTACGGGTTTGGATGATCGGATTCGTACGCTGGAGGGCGGGGCGAACGATTATATGCCGAAGCCGTTTCAGTTTGCTGAGTTGTTGGCGCGTGTGCGTTTGCGTTTGAGTGATTATTCTCCGGCGAAGTCTGAGTCGGCGGCGTCGACTAGCCAGCTGACGCATAAGGGTTTGGTGTTGGATTTGCATACGCACCGGGTTCAGGTGGATGGCAAGTGGAAGGATTTGTCGCGGCGTGAGATGGGTTTGTTGGAGACTTTTATGCGCCACCCGGGGATGGTGCTGTCGCGCGCGAGTTTGCTGAGCCAGGTGTGGGGTTTGGATTTTGATCCGAGTTCGAATGTGGTTGATGTGTATATCAAGACGTTGCGGAAGAAGATTGGCCCTGAGCGTGTGGAGACTATTCGTGGTTCTGGCTACAGGTTGAAGTAG
- a CDS encoding sensor histidine kinase — MSMTWTTIGTTTIKVKLKHFTASIRWRIMIWIIVVVFSALASMVFLQDTVRRSQVHTSANASVEKAVLELRSFSDNFGQDFPDSRSLLENFLRREIPDRNEVLIGVVDSHLIQQQGFKSSEKPAVLSLDEQLLRSVIADVSYSGITSTPEYKNVHWGKVPIGTEMHSNQEQNQVFYRTDYLLVLVFTSARYDAVAQETKLFAALGFLGLLLSAVIAWLVAAQVLVPVRALRDVAAQISDSDLKTRVPVHGDDEIAQLARTFNRMLDRIDLAYAAQRQFVDDAGHELRTPITVVRGHLELLESGDAAQRTRSIQLCTQELDRMTRMVNDLLTLAIADANAADFLHLAPCDLSELSISLDDKAAMLSQGRTDLVAIAEGVVLLDAERVTEAVLELVRNAVKYTDEVTPILLSSSLDESAQTVSFSVRDFGPGVKPEAKENLFKRFRRGQHEQSDKGVAKKGAGLGLSIVSAIAQAHGGHAWVESVEGQGATFGITLPVQSADDPFF, encoded by the coding sequence ATGTCGATGACATGGACGACGATTGGGACGACGACGATTAAGGTGAAATTAAAGCACTTTACTGCCTCTATTCGCTGGCGCATTATGATTTGGATCATTGTTGTGGTCTTTAGTGCGCTGGCGTCAATGGTGTTTCTACAAGATACAGTTCGCCGAAGCCAAGTTCATACTTCAGCGAACGCTTCCGTTGAAAAGGCTGTTTTGGAGCTTCGATCTTTTTCTGATAATTTCGGTCAAGATTTTCCAGATTCTCGATCATTGTTGGAGAATTTCCTCCGACGTGAGATTCCCGATAGAAATGAAGTTCTAATTGGTGTCGTTGATTCGCATTTAATTCAACAGCAGGGTTTTAAGTCTTCAGAGAAACCTGCTGTTTTGTCTTTGGATGAACAATTGTTGCGATCAGTCATTGCTGATGTTAGTTATAGTGGAATTACCAGCACTCCCGAGTACAAGAATGTGCATTGGGGGAAGGTTCCGATCGGAACTGAAATGCATTCCAATCAGGAACAAAACCAGGTTTTCTACCGAACTGATTATTTGTTAGTTTTAGTTTTTACATCTGCACGTTACGATGCTGTTGCTCAAGAAACCAAGTTGTTTGCCGCTTTGGGTTTTTTAGGGCTTTTACTCTCCGCCGTGATCGCTTGGCTCGTTGCTGCTCAAGTTTTAGTCCCAGTGCGGGCATTGAGGGATGTAGCTGCCCAGATTTCTGATTCCGATTTAAAAACTCGAGTACCAGTGCATGGAGATGATGAGATTGCGCAGTTGGCTCGAACTTTTAATCGCATGTTGGATCGGATTGATTTGGCTTACGCGGCTCAACGCCAATTCGTTGATGATGCCGGCCACGAACTGCGCACTCCGATTACGGTGGTGCGGGGGCATTTGGAGTTGTTGGAATCGGGCGATGCTGCGCAGCGAACGCGGTCGATTCAGCTGTGTACTCAAGAGTTGGATCGTATGACCCGTATGGTCAATGATTTGCTCACACTTGCCATTGCAGATGCAAATGCCGCTGATTTCTTGCATTTGGCACCGTGTGATTTGTCTGAGTTGAGTATCAGTTTGGATGATAAGGCTGCGATGTTGTCTCAGGGGCGCACTGATTTAGTGGCGATTGCCGAAGGTGTGGTTCTTCTTGATGCTGAGAGGGTGACGGAGGCAGTGTTGGAGTTGGTGCGTAATGCGGTGAAGTATACGGATGAGGTAACTCCAATTTTGTTGAGTTCTTCTCTTGATGAGTCTGCGCAGACGGTGAGTTTTTCTGTGCGTGATTTTGGCCCTGGTGTGAAGCCGGAGGCTAAGGAGAATTTGTTTAAGCGGTTCCGCCGCGGGCAGCATGAGCAAAGTGATAAGGGTGTGGCGAAGAAGGGCGCTGGTTTGGGTCTTTCGATTGTTTCGGCTATTGCTCAAGCGCATGGTGGCCATGCGTGGGTGGAGTCTGTTGAGGGCCAGGGGGCTACTTTTGGTATCACTTTGCCTGTACAGTCGGCTGATGATCCATTTTTCTAG
- a CDS encoding glycerate kinase family protein → MTMYLPERILIAPSGFKESLTAVEVAEAISCGIRRVLPTVRIDSFPVADGGEGSIDILATRPGTKVHKINVQGPVGAEVSAQWLEFVDHGIAVVEMAQSAGLSLVPRDMRDPGATCTYGVGQVIADVLNNGIRSIVVGCGDSGTSDGGAGALRALGLRILNSEGNEIARGGSALVAAAELDVTNIHPALAESEIVLACNMHNVLTGPQGVARVFGPQKGASPEQVEVLDCALETWASLLEHTFNPSSDLRGAGSGASGGLGAGLMAVGATAKNRFEVLLEDLPAGTNAGLSDLIRQADLIITAEGAIDFQTPKGKVPAEIARRAQLIGVPVLGLAGTLGKGAPKVHEVGVAAIESIMTSPMALEDAVENGKDLLIDAAERSMRMLQLGSVLAARSEDRQFDRYKSRSVA, encoded by the coding sequence ATGACTATGTATCTACCCGAACGTATTTTGATCGCCCCTTCTGGCTTCAAAGAGTCCTTAACTGCTGTCGAAGTTGCAGAAGCTATTTCCTGTGGTATTCGGCGCGTCTTGCCAACAGTTCGCATCGATTCATTCCCCGTGGCAGATGGCGGCGAAGGCAGTATCGACATTCTAGCCACACGCCCGGGTACCAAGGTACACAAAATCAATGTGCAAGGTCCTGTTGGTGCTGAAGTATCGGCGCAGTGGTTGGAATTTGTTGACCATGGTATTGCCGTAGTTGAAATGGCACAGTCTGCTGGTTTATCCCTTGTTCCCCGTGATATGCGTGATCCCGGTGCCACCTGTACTTACGGTGTTGGCCAGGTCATTGCGGATGTGCTGAACAACGGTATTCGTTCAATTGTGGTTGGTTGTGGTGATTCCGGTACCTCTGATGGTGGCGCTGGTGCGTTGCGTGCTTTAGGGTTACGTATCCTCAATTCCGAGGGCAATGAAATCGCTCGCGGTGGCTCGGCTTTAGTGGCCGCAGCAGAGTTGGACGTTACCAACATACATCCGGCACTTGCTGAGTCCGAAATAGTACTGGCGTGCAATATGCATAACGTGCTCACTGGGCCCCAAGGGGTGGCACGAGTGTTTGGACCTCAGAAAGGTGCTAGTCCAGAACAGGTGGAAGTGCTCGATTGTGCGTTGGAAACATGGGCTTCACTTCTGGAACATACCTTTAACCCTTCCTCCGATCTAAGGGGAGCCGGTTCCGGAGCTTCTGGCGGTTTAGGCGCTGGTTTAATGGCAGTAGGAGCAACGGCTAAGAATCGCTTTGAGGTACTTTTAGAAGACTTGCCTGCTGGAACGAATGCAGGTTTGAGTGACTTGATTAGGCAGGCTGATTTAATTATCACTGCTGAGGGAGCGATCGATTTCCAAACACCCAAAGGTAAGGTTCCTGCCGAAATTGCCCGACGTGCGCAACTCATAGGTGTCCCAGTTTTGGGTTTGGCAGGCACGTTGGGTAAAGGTGCACCGAAGGTACATGAGGTTGGAGTCGCTGCAATCGAGTCAATTATGACTTCGCCTATGGCACTTGAAGATGCCGTGGAGAATGGCAAGGATTTGCTTATCGACGCCGCAGAAAGGTCTATGCGTATGCTTCAGCTCGGCAGTGTTCTCGCTGCTCGCAGCGAAGATCGCCAGTTTGATCGGTACAAGTCTCGCTCCGTGGCTTAG
- a CDS encoding SLC13 family permease, with product MLITPASSSQPEFPQLPTPKRPQPKSIFITIIGIVCVAALLWAPSALDGAARLTLAVFVAAVFLWVFSKVPDTYVALGAACLLVILGIINVDKFFQPLGDETTWLLIGAFVIAAAVTKTGLAPRATAWLCSGVKSPRALVHLLTLAIVCTAFMIPATSGRAALILPVFLAIVPVLKNTHNWLIVTLSIVLPSVVLLSAVASFIGAGAHLITAQILEESGFGTITFTQWMLYGLPLAIVASHISAEVIYLATSNRKQRKSTLSISEYDFPPQPARSLQESRTLIVLGIAIALWLSESLHQIPPALVAVICALLITSPRFGAVELNEAIKKVPWSLLLFMTATVAISHALKESGAAEIMAHAIFGRLPTGSAAQWAFILAVIAISSAAHLLIQSRSARSAVLIPIVISLALPLELNPVAVAFISTAASGFCHTLPSSAKPLVIFYSENNEEFPSFTQSQLMRISFILFPFHIATIALFAFWIWPLMGLHLTP from the coding sequence ATGTTAATAACACCTGCCTCATCCTCACAACCAGAATTTCCGCAATTACCAACTCCGAAGCGACCTCAACCCAAATCCATCTTCATCACGATCATCGGAATCGTGTGCGTAGCCGCATTACTTTGGGCACCAAGTGCCTTAGATGGTGCCGCGCGACTAACACTAGCGGTATTCGTAGCTGCTGTATTCTTGTGGGTTTTTTCAAAAGTTCCAGACACTTATGTAGCCTTAGGCGCTGCTTGTCTTTTGGTTATTTTAGGAATCATCAATGTAGATAAGTTCTTCCAACCCCTAGGTGACGAAACAACTTGGCTTCTCATTGGGGCATTCGTAATCGCAGCAGCAGTTACGAAAACCGGTTTGGCTCCTCGTGCTACAGCATGGCTGTGTTCTGGAGTTAAAAGCCCTCGAGCTCTGGTACATTTACTCACTCTTGCAATCGTGTGTACAGCCTTTATGATTCCTGCTACCTCAGGGCGTGCTGCACTAATTCTTCCAGTCTTCTTGGCGATTGTCCCAGTATTGAAAAATACCCATAACTGGCTGATCGTAACCTTGTCTATTGTTTTGCCTAGTGTAGTTCTACTATCGGCGGTGGCGAGCTTTATTGGTGCTGGTGCTCACTTAATCACCGCGCAGATCCTCGAAGAATCTGGTTTCGGAACCATTACTTTTACGCAATGGATGCTTTACGGTTTACCACTGGCAATCGTCGCAAGCCATATCTCAGCTGAAGTAATATATCTAGCGACATCGAACAGGAAGCAACGGAAAAGCACACTTTCAATCAGCGAGTATGATTTTCCTCCACAACCTGCAAGGTCATTGCAGGAAAGCCGCACATTAATCGTACTCGGCATTGCAATAGCCCTGTGGTTGAGTGAATCCCTGCACCAAATCCCTCCCGCTTTGGTTGCGGTTATCTGTGCGCTGCTGATTACTTCTCCGCGTTTCGGAGCAGTCGAGCTGAATGAGGCAATCAAAAAAGTTCCCTGGTCTCTGTTGCTGTTCATGACAGCTACCGTCGCTATTTCACACGCATTGAAAGAATCTGGTGCTGCTGAAATTATGGCTCATGCGATTTTTGGCCGATTGCCTACCGGATCAGCCGCTCAATGGGCGTTTATTCTTGCAGTGATTGCCATCTCTTCAGCGGCGCATCTACTCATCCAGTCGCGGTCTGCACGCAGCGCAGTGTTAATTCCGATCGTTATTTCATTGGCTTTGCCGCTTGAACTTAACCCAGTAGCGGTGGCATTTATTTCCACTGCAGCTTCAGGTTTTTGTCACACGCTACCAAGTTCAGCTAAACCTCTGGTCATCTTTTATTCAGAAAACAACGAGGAATTCCCCAGCTTCACGCAAAGCCAACTCATGCGAATTTCCTTCATATTGTTTCCCTTCCATATCGCGACGATCGCACTTTTCGCATTCTGGATCTGGCCATTGATGGGACTGCATTTGACTCCATAG
- a CDS encoding DUF2269 domain-containing protein, translating into MGSIIVLLHILAAVLFLGPITVAVSTFQVQALKAKDGDEKAMGAMQVLHKTTQTYGMLSLLVPLLGFAVMFTGDFWSDGRFHASIALSIIAWGLLLFVISPKQKQMMGALKLLPADEQAEGEFTVADWAKAKSQLSMFGGIFSLLWVIVAILMMLPRITGAF; encoded by the coding sequence GTGGGTTCTATCATTGTTTTGCTGCATATCCTTGCCGCCGTTTTGTTCCTTGGCCCCATCACCGTTGCAGTCTCCACCTTCCAGGTACAGGCACTGAAGGCAAAAGATGGCGACGAGAAGGCAATGGGTGCCATGCAGGTTCTTCATAAGACCACCCAAACCTACGGCATGTTGTCACTGCTTGTCCCACTGCTAGGGTTTGCTGTCATGTTCACCGGCGATTTCTGGTCGGATGGTCGCTTCCACGCCTCGATTGCGCTGTCGATCATCGCGTGGGGTCTGCTGCTCTTTGTTATTTCCCCGAAGCAAAAGCAGATGATGGGCGCGCTGAAGTTGCTGCCTGCCGATGAGCAAGCTGAAGGCGAGTTCACTGTTGCCGATTGGGCAAAGGCGAAAAGCCAGCTGTCGATGTTCGGTGGCATCTTCTCCCTACTGTGGGTCATTGTCGCCATTTTGATGATGCTGCCTCGCATCACCGGCGCATTTTAG
- a CDS encoding HNH endonuclease family protein: MRLSPIRYEPTVPLVPVVLISVTVVLIVLEIPFGFAPKNLDAVPTVEQRVRILGYEREQFGNGWDVTLAGSCDTRRQALAQQFGGGSCYDPDQPLAGIDPYTGKEISTDEPIEVDHIFPLRAAWDLGAHSWSRQRRIEFANDPLNLVAVSKAANQKKSDHLPSRWVPENTKIHCEYFNRLVDICLKYQLPLPKKDVAVMRKARCVG; this comes from the coding sequence ATGAGACTTTCACCGATTCGCTACGAACCCACCGTCCCACTCGTTCCTGTTGTACTGATCAGCGTCACGGTTGTGCTGATTGTGCTTGAGATTCCCTTTGGATTCGCGCCGAAAAACCTTGACGCAGTCCCCACGGTTGAACAACGGGTGCGCATCTTAGGTTATGAACGTGAGCAGTTTGGCAACGGCTGGGACGTAACATTAGCGGGAAGCTGTGACACGCGCCGACAAGCATTGGCGCAACAATTCGGTGGCGGGAGTTGCTACGACCCTGACCAGCCACTTGCAGGCATCGACCCCTACACGGGGAAAGAAATCAGCACCGATGAACCCATCGAAGTTGACCACATCTTCCCCCTGCGTGCCGCCTGGGATCTCGGGGCGCACTCATGGAGTAGGCAACGCAGAATAGAATTCGCCAACGACCCACTAAACCTCGTTGCAGTATCCAAAGCAGCAAACCAGAAAAAATCCGATCATCTACCCTCCCGTTGGGTGCCGGAGAATACGAAAATCCATTGCGAATATTTCAACCGTTTGGTTGATATTTGCCTAAAATACCAGCTCCCGCTCCCCAAGAAGGATGTGGCGGTCATGCGCAAAGCACGCTGCGTGGGATAG
- the putP gene encoding sodium/proline symporter PutP, whose amino-acid sequence MSDHTWYILAIIIYMGTMLAIGYWSYRQTNQYDDYVLAGRGLNPFVAAMSAGASDMSGWLLMGLPGALFVTGMSELWIAVGLVAGAWANWKWVAPRLRSYTEVANDSVTIPSFFENRLGDKSRALRMVSAIIIVVFFTFYVSSGMVAGGRYFESTFGGDYLDGMLIVAGITVMYTFIGGFLAVAYTDAVQGTIMFASLIVVPVMALLYLDDPSSIWTWATSNDYGPYTSGEGNPGYFSMITGVSAAAIIGNMAWGLGYFGQPHIIVRFMALRSAKDARTGRFIGIGWMMFSIAGATFVAIVGTAFFGQNPDISIVDQKSFETIFLDMGRVLFHPLIGGLILTAVLAAIMSTISSQLLVSSTSLIEDIYMVFAKSKPSERILINLSRTAVVAVAVIAGVLSINPSDSILGLVGFAWAGFGAAFGPLVLLSLYWKRLNASGALAGMVTGAVTVFVWGSTSLGDLIYEMVPGVIVSTVVTVVVSLMTKEPDDRIQQEFASVAQKAS is encoded by the coding sequence ATGTCGGACCATACATGGTACATCTTGGCCATCATTATCTATATGGGCACTATGCTCGCGATCGGTTACTGGAGTTACCGCCAGACGAATCAGTATGACGATTACGTTCTTGCTGGCCGTGGGTTGAATCCCTTTGTGGCTGCAATGTCGGCGGGTGCTTCTGATATGTCCGGCTGGCTGTTAATGGGCTTGCCCGGCGCGTTGTTTGTCACTGGCATGTCTGAGTTATGGATTGCTGTCGGTTTGGTGGCGGGTGCGTGGGCGAACTGGAAATGGGTTGCTCCGCGTTTACGTTCCTATACTGAGGTTGCGAATGATTCGGTGACTATTCCGTCGTTCTTTGAGAACCGTTTGGGTGATAAGTCTCGTGCGCTGCGCATGGTGTCGGCAATCATTATTGTGGTTTTCTTTACCTTCTATGTCTCCTCGGGCATGGTGGCTGGTGGCCGCTATTTCGAATCGACGTTTGGTGGGGATTATCTTGACGGCATGTTGATCGTGGCGGGCATTACCGTGATGTACACCTTTATTGGTGGTTTCTTGGCTGTGGCCTATACGGATGCTGTGCAGGGCACGATTATGTTTGCGTCGTTGATTGTGGTTCCTGTGATGGCGTTGCTGTATTTGGATGATCCTTCGTCGATCTGGACGTGGGCGACGAGCAATGATTATGGTCCTTATACTTCTGGTGAGGGTAATCCTGGGTATTTCTCGATGATCACTGGGGTGTCGGCTGCTGCGATTATTGGCAATATGGCGTGGGGTTTGGGCTATTTCGGTCAGCCTCATATCATTGTGCGTTTCATGGCTTTGCGTTCGGCGAAAGATGCTCGTACAGGTAGGTTCATCGGTATTGGTTGGATGATGTTCTCGATTGCCGGTGCTACTTTTGTGGCGATTGTTGGTACGGCGTTCTTTGGGCAGAATCCTGATATTTCGATTGTGGATCAAAAGTCGTTTGAGACGATCTTCTTGGATATGGGTCGCGTGTTGTTCCATCCACTGATTGGCGGTTTGATTCTGACTGCGGTGTTGGCTGCAATTATGTCGACAATTTCGTCGCAGCTGCTGGTGTCTTCAACCTCGTTGATCGAAGATATTTATATGGTTTTTGCTAAGAGCAAGCCGAGTGAGCGGATTTTGATTAACTTGTCGCGTACTGCGGTGGTTGCGGTTGCTGTGATTGCTGGCGTGTTGTCGATCAATCCTTCTGATTCAATTCTTGGTTTGGTTGGTTTTGCGTGGGCTGGTTTCGGTGCCGCGTTTGGCCCGCTTGTACTACTGAGTTTGTACTGGAAGCGTTTGAATGCCAGTGGCGCTTTGGCGGGCATGGTCACCGGTGCGGTCACTGTGTTTGTGTGGGGTTCAACCTCATTGGGCGATCTGATTTACGAGATGGTCCCTGGTGTGATTGTCTCAACCGTTGTTACTGTTGTGGTCTCGCTGATGACGAAGGAGCCGGACGATCGCATTCAGCAAGAGTTTGCCTCAGTAGCGCAGAAAGCTTCTTAA
- a CDS encoding DEAD/DEAH box helicase — translation MNTHLLHGLWLKNSGLHLWIEQVDGHKIVTPDSVAPDVFPPAIDALIRGKNFRHSVNTTLVTPKGREVKLHIPTLAFAPEQAVRVLSHVALINELSATPTQLANLAPDLKWLAHMYRGLVEFVKAGRLTIKLNYFDNQWYPTWQLASGLGERGWLAQMTHAAPGVLTANGGTNVAEDMAEELPHWIANSLLRPLFEQPRATEWHEFSHALLSSAPLRRGSAALVGALNKWKDSITAVDIKLVIKVEEPDRLKADVPTRVIDSRINNQPDDVLSAEDVLWPVRVQVQSGIDAPVPVRMKDYDSTTRFRVNGIRREAMFISRFLSNDYSAGVRAAVPSAIDGDFDVFLTIDELLEFINDNVARLRNAGIVVLLPKAWSTQEAKARVNVSVPTEDTGVSRVGFDSIVDFDWRISLGDVELTEEEMRALVNSSSTLIQLRGNWVIADPDSLRNVKAYVAKFAGTQRKNIEQEIKRLSTLKELSKSPADQEYLAQRIAALSATLDQPEDLSGRLSLAELRQLALESSPTEPLEFRGPKWQLAVLGQGNQPEFPAPQPVDIPSTVHARLREYQHRGVDWMYWMSTQHIGGILADDMGLGKTLQLLALHAVEKQEAEQQDAEVSIDVPDLRALGGEQSDGITSPAYGPSLVVAPTSVVGNWAKEAKKFVPSLKVLVHHGAGRISSTERLAEFAEYDLVVTSYGTATRDFPLLSQVFWQRVSLDEAQHIKNSSTQVARAVRSLVSKHRIALTGTPVENRLLELRAILDFCNPGMLGSVSFFRNHFAKPIEVTQDEVVMEKLKELTQPFILRRLKSDPAIVSDLPEKQEQIVTVEMTQEQTALYQAYVNELRQAIESRQGMKRKGLILSSLTKIKQICNHPAHFLGDGSAITIKGKHRSGKVQELMSIIDLARASGEKVLIFTQYKAFGDLLLPHLEAVYGCDIPFLHGQVSKSARDRMVDVFQSADGPPAMVLSLKAGGTGLNLTAANIVVHVDRWWNPAVENQATDRAYRIGQDRDVKVYKLITAGTLEEKIHHIITGKSILANTMVTQGEGWITELSDQQLSELLEYTRMDEN, via the coding sequence ATGAATACCCACTTGCTTCACGGACTGTGGCTGAAGAACTCGGGCCTTCACTTGTGGATCGAGCAAGTGGACGGGCACAAAATAGTCACCCCAGACTCAGTAGCGCCCGACGTGTTCCCGCCAGCAATCGATGCACTCATCCGGGGCAAAAACTTTCGCCACAGCGTCAACACCACCCTTGTCACCCCGAAGGGAAGGGAAGTTAAGCTGCACATTCCCACGCTTGCCTTCGCACCGGAGCAGGCAGTGCGCGTGCTCAGCCACGTCGCGCTCATCAATGAGCTGAGCGCAACCCCAACCCAGCTGGCCAATCTCGCACCTGATCTTAAATGGCTGGCGCACATGTACCGCGGGCTGGTGGAGTTCGTCAAAGCTGGGCGGTTGACCATTAAACTCAACTATTTCGACAACCAGTGGTACCCCACCTGGCAGCTGGCCAGCGGGTTGGGTGAACGCGGATGGCTTGCGCAGATGACACACGCCGCCCCAGGGGTGCTGACCGCCAACGGCGGAACGAATGTTGCTGAAGACATGGCTGAAGAGCTCCCGCACTGGATTGCCAATTCCTTGCTCAGACCACTGTTTGAACAACCGCGTGCCACTGAATGGCACGAGTTTAGTCATGCCCTGCTCAGTTCAGCACCGTTGCGTCGTGGCAGTGCGGCGTTGGTGGGGGCGTTGAATAAGTGGAAAGATTCAATTACTGCTGTCGATATCAAATTGGTGATTAAGGTTGAAGAACCCGACCGGCTGAAAGCAGATGTCCCCACCCGGGTGATCGATAGCCGCATCAATAATCAACCAGACGATGTGCTCAGTGCTGAGGATGTGCTGTGGCCGGTGCGCGTTCAGGTGCAAAGTGGCATTGATGCCCCTGTTCCGGTCCGGATGAAAGATTACGATTCCACCACGCGTTTTCGGGTCAATGGGATTCGGCGCGAAGCAATGTTCATTTCGCGCTTCTTAAGCAACGATTACAGCGCCGGTGTTCGGGCGGCGGTGCCGAGTGCTATCGATGGTGATTTTGATGTCTTCCTTACTATTGACGAACTGCTTGAGTTCATTAATGATAATGTGGCGCGGTTGCGCAATGCTGGCATTGTTGTGCTTTTGCCCAAAGCGTGGAGTACTCAAGAAGCCAAAGCACGAGTCAATGTGTCCGTTCCCACTGAAGATACGGGTGTGAGCAGGGTCGGCTTTGACTCCATTGTTGATTTTGACTGGCGCATTTCGCTTGGCGACGTCGAACTGACCGAAGAGGAAATGCGAGCGCTGGTCAACTCCTCATCGACGCTGATTCAGCTTCGTGGCAACTGGGTGATTGCCGACCCCGACTCGTTGAGAAATGTCAAAGCATATGTGGCGAAATTTGCTGGTACTCAACGCAAGAACATTGAGCAAGAAATCAAGCGTCTTTCAACGCTGAAGGAACTATCGAAGTCGCCAGCCGACCAAGAGTACTTAGCGCAACGCATCGCAGCTCTTTCCGCCACCCTTGACCAGCCTGAGGATTTAAGCGGGCGCTTGAGCCTAGCTGAATTACGCCAGCTTGCCTTGGAATCCTCACCCACTGAGCCACTTGAATTCCGTGGCCCAAAGTGGCAACTAGCCGTGTTAGGCCAGGGGAATCAGCCGGAGTTTCCAGCACCCCAGCCAGTTGACATCCCATCGACTGTGCATGCGAGGCTACGCGAGTACCAGCATCGTGGCGTGGATTGGATGTATTGGATGTCCACCCAGCATATTGGCGGGATTTTGGCCGATGATATGGGCTTAGGTAAAACTTTGCAGTTGCTGGCTTTGCATGCTGTGGAGAAGCAAGAAGCGGAACAACAAGACGCCGAAGTCAGCATTGACGTGCCAGATCTTCGCGCGCTTGGCGGTGAACAATCCGATGGTATTACCTCGCCAGCGTATGGTCCTTCGCTGGTGGTGGCGCCGACCTCAGTGGTGGGTAACTGGGCGAAGGAAGCGAAGAAGTTTGTTCCTTCGCTCAAGGTGCTGGTGCATCATGGGGCAGGGCGGATTAGCAGTACTGAGCGTTTAGCGGAGTTTGCCGAATACGATCTGGTGGTCACATCTTATGGCACAGCAACGAGGGATTTTCCGCTACTTTCCCAGGTGTTTTGGCAGCGAGTGAGTCTGGATGAGGCGCAGCATATTAAAAATTCCTCCACGCAGGTGGCGCGTGCGGTTCGTTCTTTGGTGTCGAAGCACAGGATCGCGCTGACCGGTACCCCGGTGGAGAATAGGTTGTTGGAGCTTCGGGCGATTTTGGATTTTTGTAATCCTGGCATGTTGGGGTCGGTGTCGTTTTTCCGCAATCACTTTGCTAAGCCTATTGAGGTAACTCAAGACGAAGTGGTGATGGAGAAGCTGAAAGAGCTGACCCAGCCGTTTATTTTGCGCAGGTTGAAGTCTGATCCGGCTATTGTTTCGGATTTGCCGGAGAAGCAGGAGCAGATTGTCACCGTGGAGATGACGCAGGAGCAAACCGCACTGTATCAGGCTTATGTGAATGAACTGCGCCAGGCGATTGAATCCCGGCAGGGCATGAAGCGTAAAGGTTTGATCTTAAGTTCGCTGACAAAGATTAAGCAGATTTGTAACCACCCCGCGCATTTTCTTGGTGATGGTTCCGCGATCACCATTAAAGGTAAGCACCGTTCCGGCAAGGTCCAGGAGTTGATGTCGATCATTGATCTCGCCCGAGCTAGTGGCGAGAAGGTGCTGATTTTTACCCAGTACAAAGCGTTTGGTGATCTTTTATTGCCTCACCTTGAGGCTGTGTATGGCTGCGATATTCCGTTTTTGCATGGGCAGGTGTCGAAGTCGGCGCGTGATCGGATGGTGGATGTTTTCCAGTCAGCAGACGGCCCACCGGCAATGGTGTTGAGTTTGAAGGCCGGCGGTACGGGTTTGAATCTCACCGCGGCCAATATTGTGGTGCATGTGGATCGGTGGTGGAACCCGGCAGTGGAAAACCAAGCCACGGACCGTGCCTATCGCATTGGTCAAGACCGAGATGTCAAGGTGTACAAGTTGATTACGGCCGGTACGTTGGAGGAGAAGATCCACCACATTATTACCGGCAAGTCGATTCTGGCTAACACGATGGTCACACAGGGCGAAGGGTGGATCACGGAGTTGAGCGATCAGCAGCTCAGTGAACTGTTAGAGTACACGCGCATGGATGAAAACTAG